The DNA region TGCTTCACGCTCATCCGCTTCGTCTCGTCGAGTACAAGGAGTTGCCGGACAAAGTCTCTCGCACGCGTTCCGACATGGTGCCACTCCATGTCTTGTTTGAGTCTCTCGAAGTCGCCGTCTTGCGGCGGTTGTGCAGGATCATTCAAGTTTCGTGGGTCTCGGAAGGGAGAGTCGCCTGTAAGGAGTATAGCCGTGACGCAACCCAGGGACCAGAGATCCACGGCTTTCGTATAGCCCTTTTGGTTGGATTGGAGGACTTCCCTGAAGACAGTGTTAGTTGGATATTCTCATACAGATTAACTCGTCCACTCACGGAGCGCTGTATTCAAATGTGCCAATCATCGTCGACATTCGCTCAACCATAGGCTTCACGAGTCTGGCACAACCGAAATCCGTGAGAACCACTCGACCCCCGTCTGCGAGAGATGTCATGAGGATATTGTCCGGTTTGAGATCTCGATGCACGATATCTCGGTCATGGAGGTAGTCCAGTGCCATGAGGACTTGTCTGACTACCACCGCAGACTCGATGTCACTTAGCTTTCCGCCTTTATACTGGATGAAGGAGAACAAGTCGCCTGCCGTGATGAGGTCTTGGAAGAGATAACTGGTCTGGGTTTAGCTTGCCGTAGATAACTGATAAATACTTTACTTACATAGTATTGCTGGACTTTATCACCTTCTCCACGCTGATGATGTTGGGCTACCAGTGTCAGTATACTTGCACTCAGTATCACCCATGGAACACAGAACACATACATGGCTCAAGTTCTCCAACACTTTAGCCTCGCGGTGATAGATGTCCAGCTTTTCCTGAACTTTCTTCGAAAGATAATTCTCTAGTCCACGAACGGCAATGACATCTGCACGCTCACCGCCATCGCTCTTGACCATCGACGCCTGCCACTTATTCCTGAAGAACTTCAATTTTTGTTCTTCGATTTCCTTTGTGGCTCTCTCCCTCATGGCCCGAAGGTCGACGACTTTACACGCAAGCTGCTGACCATTATTCTTGATGTATGCCATATGGACTCGTCCATACGCCCCGGAACCTAGTTTGCGCGGTGTGATAACGTACTGATCCTGGAAGACCTTGAATTCAGATTAGCATGCATGTTGAAACAAGTCAGATGCAGATGTCCACCTTCATCTCAACTTTCTGCAACATATCAAAGCCCTTATCCTCCTTATACTCCTCAGACAGAAAGATGAGGTGAATATCCGGTGTCAACTTCAACTTATCCCCATGGCTCAGCAGAAAACTACCACTTCCTTCCCCCATCCGGTAATTGTTCCACGTTGTGCCATTCATCGATAGATCTTGAACGTACACTAGAGGAGCCACTTCGCTTGGGTTTTCGCGATCGAAGAGGATGGTGTATATGCGTAGGTGCTTGTTCGATATGAAGGGATCGTCGATGACATATTGGCTAGACGGCAGAAAGGTTAGCGCTGGAGAAATTGAATTGAGGCAGATGAGGGACTACCATCGCTTGCTGTCACGTCCAACGTAGACTTCTTCATTGCTGTCGATGCTGCTTGGGTGACTGGTTTGACCTGTTCGTGGATTCCATCTGGCTAATGTACCCACGGTGCTGTTCTGAGTTGAAAAGGACATTTTGATCATTTGAGTTGCAGAGGTAAAGCCATGTGGTAAAGAGATATCGAtgtttgaagatgaagaatatatgatAGCAATGGCGATGGTTGTTACGCGTTAGGTTTGTCGCGCTGCGACGGACTCGTCTAATTCAAGTGATCACGGGACCCTAACTGATGCTAAAGATCCAAAAGTAATATATACACTCTATTACTTTTCAACGAATACTCAAGTTCTAGCAAGTCCTCATGAGGCATAGTCATCAGGGCATCAACATGTCATAAAGCAACTAAAACAGCTACACTTCAGTAAACTCATTTCCCCTGCATCCTCCGAATCCGCTCTTCAGCTGCTCTTGCGCGACGCTCTCTCTCcaatctcatcctcatctccgGTGTCATGCCCCGCATCTCCTCTTCTCGTTTCTCAGCAGGTGTCTTCTCCAATGCGCCCAACGTCCGGCCACCAGCATTCTTCCGTTGCTCCGTCTGCGCTGTCCTCTCTGCTTCCTCACGTTTTAGGCGATCCAGCTCCGCTTTGCGTCTATtcgcttcttcctcttcagcagACTTGCGCTCTCGTTCTGCTCGGTTGTCTGCGTCGGCTTTGGAGATCGCTGAGGGAACCTTGGCAGTGTCCCAGTTCCACTTAGATTCTCCTAGTTCGTGACGCGCGATACGAAAAGCATCACGGGTGGCGCGGTCTCCTACAAGTTCGAACGGTGTTTTCCCTTCGCCATTCACGACCGTTGGGTCTGCGTTGGCTTTCGTGAGAAGTGCCATGACAACAGAGTGTGAGCTGAGGTTTGCTGCCAGATGAAGTGGCGTCGGACACCTGAAGTTCTGTTGTGAATCAGACGGTTTGAAGGTGAAAGATGGAGGTATAGAGTTGTTGGATATGTAGGACATTAGAGCCGGAATTTTCGAACGGCGGATGAACGCTTGAATCTGTGTCGTGTGAAGAAGggcttcttcatcctcctttGATATCTTTGGTTTttctggttgttgttgaCGTGGTGCTTGCTGTTTCGCTGCCTCTTCCTGGCGTTGTTTGGCCTCGGCCGCAGCGAGGGCCGCCTCGTCCACCTGGCTCACTTTGACACGACTGAGTTCCTTGAAGCATCGCAGGAGCTCAGTCTGGGTAGCTCTGCGGGTACTGAACGGAAATCCTCTTATTCTTGGGTCGTTTTGTTTCAAAAATTGACCTTCGTACTGCCCAAACAGGATCCTCCGGTTCGTACTTCCCGTGGCCCGGATGAACAAAAACTCGGCATCGTCTATCATTTGTTTCCAGTCTCTGAATAATTCCCTTACCTCCTTCTCGAGTGCAGCTTCATTATAGCGTCGCAAGCTAGAACCTGCCGAATGCGCGGCTCCTCTTGAGGCATCGCTAGTAGATTGCGATCCACCTTGCTTCCGTCGCGTGGTATAACGATGGAACGACTTGTGTGCAATGACGCGCGCTTGTCTTTCTTCTACTCCACCTTGTCTTCGATGAATTTCCGGTGCGAGAGAAACCAGCATGGCAGCAAAGTGACCGCCACCGATCATGCACATGAAGATATGAGGACTGGGTTTCGACTGAGTCGCGGGGGCTTTTGCGGCAGGTCCGTTATTGCGCTGTGGTCTGATTGGGTCCAACTGTTTTTGCCGCAGCGAATCGACAAGGTATGCGGGCTCGTCTTGCTCAACGTCACTAAACAGGGCTCTGTAGATACCCAGCGACGTGTTCGAAGGCAAAGCGGAACTTGAAAACCACAACAGAGGATGTTTCCCAGCATTCTGCTTTTTCGACGAtacttcctcctcatcattcGCTTGGGAAATCTTAGCTTGCTTCTTCAGCAAAGCAGTGAGTGTTGGCTGCGACGTATCtccctcgtcctcttccgaCGACGACTCAGACCCGGATATAGATTCATCCAATTCCCCGACCGCCTTGCTGAACTGTGTCTCGTCATAAGTCGGAGCCCCGCGTAGTTGCGCCTTCAGGTTATACCGGTGGTGATCCGATCGGACGTGGTCTCGCTGCTCCTGCACGTTGGAGAAGGACACCTTGCAAAGGGCGCATGATGAGGCTGTCGCGACAACGTGTtcttgttcagctgtttcgTTCGCTTCTCGAacgtcttcttcggcgtcGCTTTGCACGGCGACGGCTTGGTTCTGGTTTTTGGCGCTTAAAGTTGAGAGGATTTCCTGCGGGAGATCATAAACTGCGAAAGTCAACCATAGAGCTTCTGGCAGTGGAAATCGATAACGCGCACTAACCGTATAAGGGCCTCTTCAGGAGCTCTTCAGCAGTCACTGTGTCTGCAGCCATTGCGACGTTGGAAAAATAGAAAATGGCCGACAATGACGAAGGAATATGACTCCAAACAAGAAATGCGGCAACGCCCCTCAGCGAGACTTACCGCCTTCACGTAAGGCAGTCTCACAATGTAGAACAAATTTTTCCAAGAGTTCTAGAAGTAAAAGAGGACAAGAATTTGATGGATGAAATAATTCTTTTCAAGATGCCTGATCTACGGTGTCAAGAGAAATAATCGAATTGTCGTGAAGATGTCTTCTTGCTTAGGGCAGGCATCAACTACTAACCTTTTTAGGAATATATAGATGAGATCGACACCCGGAGGTAGCTTTCTATCTGCCTACACAATTATGATTTCTATAGAATatatctttctcttctcagCCTTCCCACTATACGCTCTGAAAATTACCTCTCAAGAATACGCAACttcaatatatatataccgACATGGTGGTGTGTGAGTCAGGGTAAGATGACAATGATATTAACTAACACTGCCCGGGAATATAAATTAATAAGCATCAGATCTGTCTCATTGTCCAATGACTGCCGGCTGGCTATGCGTCTTCAATCACCCCAAGCTAGATGACCTGCTTCCTGCCTCGTTGGTGTCCAGGGCTTTCAGCACATACGCTCAGCGATTCCTCCACTGCTCGATCTCATGGGACTGGAGTAAGGTTTCTCTGAAGCACATCCTGCAGCGGTCGAGGCTCGTCTTGTGGAGTCCGAATATAGCTTCAAGCATCAAGCGGGTTGACCTGCGATCCACCGAAAAGCACGGGTTGGTGGACTGAACACGAGAACCTCGGTGCATATAATATAGACAGGCAAATCGTTTCCTGTGACAAGTTCAAAGACGTTGTTACGCGAGCTCAGGCCATTTTTGATGAAGCCCGCTTCCCAAATTCTGCTGTGTGGAAGAAGGCTCTCCAAGATGGAAATGCTTATGCATTTGTTACCATTCTCCTGTCTCAACTGCTTAATCTTTGTATGCTTCGTTTGGACTTCACGATTGTCTAGAAGTCAGGTTTTCCGGGACTGATGTTGAAGCATGCGCTCTTTACCGCACAGAAGGCATGTTATCAATTTTCAAATCTCTTGCTGTTGTCGATTATGGTAGCAATGTCCCAATACCACCTGATTCTGAGTACGTGGATGGTGGCTATGTGGATGGCCACCTTTCCTGCGAGCCTGGTCAATTCATGGCTTGGTTCTACTTACCATCTCTCCGAAAGCTCTGGATCTGGCTACAAGACTACCAGGAAATCCTGGCGTGTAAGCGACAAACCAGCTTCGACCGTGTGCGCTCGCTTGTCCTGGTTCGGCCAACCATCCGAGAAGAGGAGGCAATCTTTCTGCTGTATCTTTTCAGAACTCCAAAAAGACTCCATTTAGTAATGGAATTGCCTGGCTTGGAAAAACTTGGAAAACAAAGAAGCCATCCTGGAAGGCCTGAGACACGTCAGCGAATCGCTCTCTTTGTACCGAGTGGCCATATGCTCTGCAGTATTATCTGGTCATACTGTGCGGAGACTGAATTTAAGCAACAGCAATTGGAAACCTTCTGAAGGGGTTCCTAATCGCCGGCCAGTCTACCCCTGCAGTCCAATGCACAAGGCCTGTATCGATTCATTAACAGAGACTGCCCTGGTAGGGATAAAGTTGGGGCGCATATGACTATGTCGAGCAAATAAATGCATCCAAGCCGGAACCCGGCCGACTGACAATATGTTGCCTGCGATTGGACACCCAATGTTTGTTAATTGGGGATAGTTGGTAGCCTGGAGTGTACTCTAGAGAATTCCCTATTGTTTGGTTGTATATAATGACAATATCACAATGGTACTCCGTGCTCTTAATAGCATGCCATGCTCTATATGGTCAAACTGACTCGCTTACCGCCAAAAGAAATATCCTTCGTGCAGGATAGACGTCATGTGATGCTGATCGAGACTCCACTGTTCCCGGGCAAGGCCTTGGCTGGAAACAAGTGTTTCTGGGGCATTTACAGAGCAAAGAGGTGTAGAAAGTACAACGCACTGTAAACGAAAATAGAATAGCCATCCATTCAGCTTTCAAACAAATAGTCCTTCGTCggccaaaagaaaaaaaagtttcACCTTTTCTTCGTTAGTCAGCATATCGGAGCTACGGCGATCTTAACCCCGGGCTTCGTTTCCGCTCTCTTCTTAGTAACCGCTTGCGGCTGACGTCCTTTGCCTCCGCGACTTTTacattcttttcttcctgttCTTTCCTTGCTgtgaaaagaagaaggaccaGAGATTTCTGAATCTGGGGACTTCCTTCTACGAAATATGCTTGATGGTAATTCCCAGGCGATCCTAGGGAATTCCATCCCGGGATCGTCTCCGTTATCTTCCAGTCCCGAGGCGGTATTCCAACCCCAGCATCGACAGGCTTTTTGCGGCGATGTCGAGGGTTGGGGTCCTATGAGCCCCTTCAGATTCGATCTTACGCCGTGTTTTCTTGATGCCGGAGTGGCTATTGTTGCAGCATGGGGGTTGTTGATGGGATCCGGTGCTATCTGGTTCCTGCTGAAGAAGCGCGTTCCTCAACCGGTGTCGAAAAACTGGCATTTCTACGCTAAATTGGTAAGTAGCCGGTCATCGCTTTGGGTGCAACCAACAGAGCACTGAGGTGTGATGTGGCTAACGCATAAATCTCTTATCTAGGTCGTGTTGGGCGCATTGATTATTGCGACAGCGCTTCAAGCCGCGCTTCAAGTCGAAACTTATCCGAACAATTGGTGGGCCGACTTTCGTTTCTGGAGCTCGATCCTTACTCTCGCGTCGCTGGGTGTGATATTCACGGTACAATACTTTGAGCACTGGCGCAGTCGGCAGCCGAACGGAGTCGTTCTATTCTACTGGGTCTTTTTCATCGTCGCCTACGTTGTGAAGTTGCGATCGCTCGTCTCTCGACAGGCGTACAAGGATCGCATCCCGTACTTCGTCTCATTTAATGTGAGCTTCGGATTGGCTCTACTGGAATTTGTGCTGGAGTACTTGGTTCCCAAGAAGCAGAGTGCTTACGAGGCGTTGGGCGAGGAGGATGAATGTCCCTATGAATATGCGGATATTTTCTCCGTTCTGACCTTCAGCTGGTTGACTCCGATGATGAAGTATGGCTATAAGAACTTCCTCACTCAAGATGATCTTTGGACCCTGCGCCGACGGGATACCACTTCTGTGACCTTGAACACTTTGGAGGAGAGCTGGCAGCAAGAgctgaaaaagaagaagccgtCTTTGTGGCTCGCGCTGTTCAAGTCATTTGGTGGTTCATATTTCCGCGGTGCCATCATCAAATGTGGAAGTGATCTCCTTGCCTTCGTTCAGCCCCAGCTTCTGCGGGTTCTGATTACATTTATCGACTCTTATCGGACGGATGAGCCTCAGCCGGTAATTCAAGGTATTGCGATTGCTCTCGCCATGTTCCTGGTTTCAATCGGGCAGACTCTGTGCCTTCACCAATACTTCCAGAGAGCTTTCGACACCGGTATGCGGGTCAAGTCATCACTGACGGCCATGATCTATTCCAAGTCCTTGAAGCTGTCAAGCGAAGGCCGTTCATCCAAGACTTCTGGCGACATTGTCAACCACATGGCTGTTGACCAGCAGCGCTTGTCTGACCTGGCGCAATTTGGCGCGCAGCTCTGGTCGGCGCCATTCCAAATCGTTTTATGCATGGTTTCGCTCTATCAGCTGGTAGGATATAGCATGTTTGCCGGTATCGGTGTTATGATTCTCATGATTCCTCTGAATGGCACGATTGCCAGGATGATGAAAAAACTCCAAATCTCGCAGATgaagaacaaggatatgCGATCGAGGTTGATGACAGAGATCCTGAATAACATTAAGAGCATCAAGCTTTATGCGTGGAACACCGCTTTCATGAACAAACTCAGCCATATCCGAAACGACTTGGAACTGAACACTCTTCGCAAAATCGGTGCGACGCAGGCGGTTGCTAACTTCTCCTGGCAATCCACGCCATTCCTCGTGTCTTGCTCTACCTTTACGGTTTTTGTTTTGACCAGAGATCAACCGTTGAGTACGGATGTGGTGTTCCCTGCTTTGACGCTCTTCAACATTCTCACTTTCCCGCTTTCCATCCTGCCAATTGTCATCACATCGATTATTGAAGCTTCGGTCGCCGTCAGGCGCTTGACTGATTACTTCACGGCCGAAGAACTGCAGCCGGATGCTGTGACTTTTGAGGAGCCCGTGTCGCACGTTGGTGATGAATCGGTCCGAATCCGCGACGCTTCCTTTACCTGGGACAGATACCAGCAAATTCCTGTCATTGACAACATCGACTTTAGTGCTCGCAAGGGTGAACTTAGCTGTATTGTTGGTCGGGTGGGTTCTGGAAAGTCTTCTCTGCTACAATCGATCATCGGTGATCTGTGGAAGTTGGAAGGCGAGGTTGTCGTCCGAGGCCGTATTGCCTATGTCGCACAGTCACCGTGGGTGATGAACGCCACGGTTCGTGAAAATATCGTTTTCGGACACCGATGGGATCCTGAGTTCTATGACCTTACCGTGGAGGCTTGTGCTCTACTCGACGATTTCAAGAATATCCCCGACGGTGATCAGACCGAGGTTGGAGAACGAGGTATCTCGCTCTCCGGTGGGCAAAAGGCCCGATTGACCCTTGCAAGAGCCGTTTATGCTCGTGCGGATATCTACATCCTCGATGACATCTTGTCTGCGGTCGACCAACATGTCGGTCGCCATCTGATTAACCGGGTCCTTGGTAAGGATGGTATTCTCAGCAGCAAGACGCGAATCCTAGCTACCAATTCCATTCCGGTGCTCAAGACCGCGGACTTCATCGGTTTGTTGCGTGACAAGACCCTCGTCGAGAAGGGAACTTATGAGCAACTGCTGGCAATGAAGGGTGAAGTCGCGAACCTCATCCGCACGACCATGAACGATTCGGACGATGAAGCTGAAGGCAGCAATCTTGCTAGTCCTGAGAGCTCGGATTCGGCCACTGTGATTGACAACCCCGACTCTGAAGTTTCAGATGCGGATGAGGCCGAAGGTGAAGTTGGTAACCTGCTTCCCATTAGGTCTGGTGGTCAGGCTCGGAGAGCGAGCACTCACACTCTACGTCGGGCTAGTACGGCAAGCTGGCATGGTCCGCAGCGCAAGGTGGCTGACGAAGAGAACGCCCTGAAAAGCAAACAGACACAGGAAACTTCGCAGCAGGGCAAGGTCAGCTGGGACGTCTATCTCGAATATGCCAAGAACAGCAATGTCATCGCGGTCGGATTTTACCTCTTTGCTCTTTTGGCCGCGCAGACCTGCCAGGTTGCTGGTAGTTACTGGTTGAAGTACTTTTCCGAGACGAATGAGAGACAGGGAAACAACGCAAATGTGGGCAAGTTCATTGGAGTGTACTTGGCTTTCGGACTGGGTTCGTCTCTGTTGGTCATTTTGCAGAACTTGATTCTCTGGATTTTCTGCTCGATTGAGGCTTCGCGAAAGATGCATGAACGGATGGCTTTCTCGATCTTCCGTTCTCCCATGAGTTTCTTCGAGACGACACCTTCTGGACGGATTCTCAACCGGTTTTCGAGTGACATTTATCGTATTGACGAAGTCCTTGCTCGTACGTTTAACATGCTGTTTGGAAACTCCGCCAAAGCCCTCTTTACGATGATCGTCATCGCTTCTTCAACTCCGGCGTTCATTCTGGTTGTTCTTCCTTTGGGCTACATCTATCTCAGCTACCAGAAATATTACCTGAGAACATCTCGCGAGTTGAAGCGTCTGGACAGCGTTAGCCGGAGTCCGATCTACGCACACTTCCAGGAGTCTTTGGGCGGAGTGTCGACTATCCGGGCATATAAGCAGGAGGACCGATTCACTCTTGAGAATGAATGGCGCATGGATGCCAACCTCCGTGCCTACTTCCCGTCTATTTGCGTCAACAGATGGTTGGCCGTACGACTCGAATTCATTGGTTCCATCGTTATTCTGTCGTCTGCTCTGCTCTCCATCCTGTCCGTCGCGACCCGCAGTGGTTTGTCTGCGGGCATGGTCGGTTTGGCTATGTCGTACGCTTTGCAGATTACTCAGTCTCTCAACTGGATCGTTCGACAGACGGTGGAAGTAGAAACCAACATTGTCTCCGTCGAGCGTGTTCTCGAGTATGCTGAGCTGCCCAGCGAAGCACCCGAGGTCATCTTCAAGAACCGACCGGCTATCGGCTGGCCAGGACAGGGTGCGGTGTCGTTTAACAATTACAGCACGCGCTACCGACCGGGACTTGACCTGGTACTCAAGGATATTAGCCTCGACATCAAGCCTCACGAGAAgattggtgttgttggtcgCACAGGCGCTGGAAAGAGTTCTCTTACTTTGGCACTGTTCCGGATTATCGAGCCGGACAATGGTAGTATCAAGATTGATGGCTTGGACGTATCTACGATTGGTTTGTTCGATCTACGCGGTCGCCTCGCGATTATTCCTCAGGATCCGGCTATGTTCGAGGGTACCTTGAGAGACAACCTCGACCCGCGACATGCGCATGGCGATATGGAGCTCTGGAGTGTCCTGGAACATGCTAGACTGAAGGACCACGTCGCTAGCATGGAGGGACAATTAGATGCCCGTATTCAGGAAGGAGGTAAGTGTGACCCGATGGCCCCTGATCCCCCTGTTCCCGACAACTCCGTGATCTAACATATGATAGGATCGAATCTGAGCCAAGGCCAGCGTCAGCTAGTTTCGCTTGCTAGAGCATTGCTAACACCGAGCAATATTCTCGTTCTGGATGAGGCAACAGTAAGTCattgcttttttcttccATTGTTTTTTGTGCCTTCGGGCATATCGCGTTAAACGCCGACGACTAACGGATAATTTAGGCGGCTGTCGATGTGGAAACGGACGCACTTCTGCAACGGACTTTGCGCAGCAGCATCTTCTCGGACCGCACCATCATCACGATTGCGCACCGCATCAACACGATCATTGATTCCGATCGAATCATTGTCCTAGACCAGGGACGAGTCGCCGAGTTCGACACACCCGCGGAGCTCGTCAAGCAGCGCGGGAAATTCTACGACCTGGCCAAGGAAGCCGGATTACTGGATAACGACGGAATCGCAATTCTGCAATGATTCATTGATTAATTAATATTGCAAAAGAGGGGAAATCCGCTTGTGTGTGGTTCTAATTGCATCGGGGTCTCCACGGATCGAAAAAGGAATCTTGGATCTCTCCCGTGTGAGTGGCTCGGGGAAAGCGGGATTACGTCTATGCGGACCGTTCCCTGACTCGAGCAGGCAATCGATTGGCGATTGGTTTTTTCTGACTGCGATGCTCCGGTGGCGGACAGCTGTGTGGACATTATCAGTGGCTAATTAGCTGAACTGGGATCTGGCCGAATGGACAAGGCAGAAGGCAAAAAGAAAGCGATCCCCGATCCCTTGACGCGTGGCTGAACTACAGGCAATGGGCATGGACCGGGGTAAAAGTCGGGAAGTACATACCATGTACggatacggagtacatattCATTGTCATTGTCGTTaattcctctttttttttttttcgttaTACTGCAAGAAAAGTTGGCGTTTGTTCATAGTCATCCCCGATAACGGATTCTCCATACAAGTACAGCATAGAATCATGTAGAATGTACTCTATCATATCATAAATCTCGATCGCATCGTTGAAATCAATCGGCTATCGATCGTTCCGCATCGCTTGTTTGATCGTCCCCACATAAACATCCAACCGCCGGAAATGCTCCTCATGCATCCGACAGTCTGTAGCGACGAGGATACCCTGGTTTGCAATTGTGCCCGTTTTCTCCAGAGCTTCAATCCTTCAGCGCAAAGCTCTGCTCGGTTCTGGAGGTTCTGCAGAGCACGGACAGCCAACTTGACAGATCTCATAGTAGCGGTGTGGGAACTGAAGCAGTTCGGTTCGAGTTCGAGTTTCAAGCTCGAGTTCGCACACAAAACAAACAAATGCCTGCCAATGCTTTGCCCCCGGCCTCGTCAAAGGTACATACATGGCTGTCACCGCTTCGCATGGCATCGCATCGCGTCGCATTGATATCGCCATCGACACCGACACCGACATGGCATTGCCATCGACCGGGATATAAATCCATGATCCATTAttgcatcgcatcgcatcaCATCGCATCTAGCCACGATCGATCTACCATCCGTCGAGCCGATGCACACTCAAGCTCAAAACACAAGTACGATAACTCGAAACTCAATGCACTGAACGCTACGGAGACGTTATTTTGACTTTGCACTATGATGCAAGGTCAATGACAAGCAAGCAGCCAATTAATCCAGCCATCCAGGCCTTCCTCGGAAGTTGTATCCTAGAAGATATGTAGATACAAGTTAGACGGCAGATGTCCATGCGTTCGGGCCGTCCGGAAGCTATACTCCAGCACGAACAGATGGGCCGAACAAGCGGGTAACGGGGATTGAATGGCGATGGTGAAAGATTGGATGGCGAAACCTGAGTTTTAGCTTTGGCTACTGTACCTGCTAGGGCCGGGGACTCCGTATCCCGTGGTCTAGCTGAAGCAAAGCAAACGGGGTCCGGGGGCGTTTCGAGTGATATGTAAACCATCAGTTATGCACAAGGACGGGGTTTACTGTTGTGGATGTAAAAGTACATGTACGTATGTTGGGTCTGATATACTTCTGTCCGtgcagatatatatatatcactGAGTGTGATTAGTCGGAAGATTTGGACGGATGGTATAGAGTTTGGCGGGGTTTATTTGGTACCTTTTGCATGCTCCAGGTTTGTGGGTGAGAAGAGGAGCATTGACAacggagtatggagtataAACTTTGTCCGAAATGGGGCAAGGGCCACGGTTACACGGTACGGGGAGGATGATGTGCAGATTCTACGTTTGAGTTAAGTACGTGTTAACGGGAAGCGGCTCGGTAGATGATGCTTctgatgatgatattgatgaTGAACTATCGATCGATATTGAGTGTTATCGATGTCCCTTGCAGCATGGTTCTTGTACTGCCAAGGGGGTGTTTGTTTGCGTCGGTGCTTGTACTATTGACGCTGACGACGTATACAATAGCTATATCCAGTAACCCGAGGTCTATCCTTGTACTCTGCATATGCCTCTAACCAGGGTATTCCATACAAGACCAAGTACCTACCTCCAAAAGAAAATCGCAGATCTTGCATGATATACCAGGATAACCTGGTTTCCGGGACCCCATCTCAGCTCTTCACCCTGTCCTCGATACAAAGTTCCAGCTGAAGCACAGCCCTCGAGATCCGAGCACACGATAATATGCTTTCTCCCGGTTCCGCAGCCCAAAGTATGCAAACTCAGGGCCCAGGAAATCTGGCTTTATGGTTAACTAACACCAGAACCAGAGAACTGAACGCTCCTCAACTGCGGTCCGGAAGGCGTGGCAGCGGCTTAGCCCGAAAGGTAAGCAGTTTGATTGGCGGATCTGGAGTGGTTTCGCCTGCAGGGACCATTTTGAATCTTGACAACTGGCAGCGCACTAGCCACCGGTCCAGCCATCCAGCCACCACTCTGTCATAATATTCGTACGCTGAAGACTCGGCTGGACGGGTGAGGCTCTGTAGATCTGAGCGAGGCGAACTCTATTCTTACTGAATTGGGAATATCTCCGTGGTGGCATTAGTG from Aspergillus chevalieri M1 DNA, chromosome 2, nearly complete sequence includes:
- a CDS encoding ATP-binding cassette glutathione S-conjugate transporter YCF1 (COG:Q;~EggNog:ENOG410PFBG;~InterPro:IPR017871,IPR027417,IPR003593,IPR011527, IPR003439,IPR036640;~PFAM:PF00005,PF00664;~TransMembrane:15 (o60-81i93-115o130-149i161-180o192-212i292-310o316-335i347-368o441-462i531-554o566-590i965-989o1009-1036i1095-1121o1199-1217i);~go_component: GO:0016021 - integral component of membrane [Evidence IEA];~go_function: GO:0005524 - ATP binding [Evidence IEA];~go_function: GO:0016887 - ATPase activity [Evidence IEA];~go_function: GO:0042626 - ATPase-coupled transmembrane transporter activity [Evidence IEA];~go_process: GO:0055085 - transmembrane transport [Evidence IEA]), with product MLDGNSQAILGNSIPGSSPLSSSPEAVFQPQHRQAFCGDVEGWGPMSPFRFDLTPCFLDAGVAIVAAWGLLMGSGAIWFLLKKRVPQPVSKNWHFYAKLVVLGALIIATALQAALQVETYPNNWWADFRFWSSILTLASLGVIFTVQYFEHWRSRQPNGVVLFYWVFFIVAYVVKLRSLVSRQAYKDRIPYFVSFNVSFGLALLEFVLEYLVPKKQSAYEALGEEDECPYEYADIFSVLTFSWLTPMMKYGYKNFLTQDDLWTLRRRDTTSVTLNTLEESWQQELKKKKPSLWLALFKSFGGSYFRGAIIKCGSDLLAFVQPQLLRVLITFIDSYRTDEPQPVIQGIAIALAMFLVSIGQTLCLHQYFQRAFDTGMRVKSSLTAMIYSKSLKLSSEGRSSKTSGDIVNHMAVDQQRLSDLAQFGAQLWSAPFQIVLCMVSLYQLVGYSMFAGIGVMILMIPLNGTIARMMKKLQISQMKNKDMRSRLMTEILNNIKSIKLYAWNTAFMNKLSHIRNDLELNTLRKIGATQAVANFSWQSTPFLVSCSTFTVFVLTRDQPLSTDVVFPALTLFNILTFPLSILPIVITSIIEASVAVRRLTDYFTAEELQPDAVTFEEPVSHVGDESVRIRDASFTWDRYQQIPVIDNIDFSARKGELSCIVGRVGSGKSSLLQSIIGDLWKLEGEVVVRGRIAYVAQSPWVMNATVRENIVFGHRWDPEFYDLTVEACALLDDFKNIPDGDQTEVGERGISLSGGQKARLTLARAVYARADIYILDDILSAVDQHVGRHLINRVLGKDGILSSKTRILATNSIPVLKTADFIGLLRDKTLVEKGTYEQLLAMKGEVANLIRTTMNDSDDEAEGSNLASPESSDSATVIDNPDSEVSDADEAEGEVGNLLPIRSGGQARRASTHTLRRASTASWHGPQRKVADEENALKSKQTQETSQQGKVSWDVYLEYAKNSNVIAVGFYLFALLAAQTCQVAGSYWLKYFSETNERQGNNANVGKFIGVYLAFGLGSSLLVILQNLILWIFCSIEASRKMHERMAFSIFRSPMSFFETTPSGRILNRFSSDIYRIDEVLARTFNMLFGNSAKALFTMIVIASSTPAFILVVLPLGYIYLSYQKYYLRTSRELKRLDSVSRSPIYAHFQESLGGVSTIRAYKQEDRFTLENEWRMDANLRAYFPSICVNRWLAVRLEFIGSIVILSSALLSILSVATRSGLSAGMVGLAMSYALQITQSLNWIVRQTVEVETNIVSVERVLEYAELPSEAPEVIFKNRPAIGWPGQGAVSFNNYSTRYRPGLDLVLKDISLDIKPHEKIGVVGRTGAGKSSLTLALFRIIEPDNGSIKIDGLDVSTIGLFDLRGRLAIIPQDPAMFEGTLRDNLDPRHAHGDMELWSVLEHARLKDHVASMEGQLDARIQEGGSNLSQGQRQLVSLARALLTPSNILVLDEATAAVDVETDALLQRTLRSSIFSDRTIITIAHRINTIIDSDRIIVLDQGRVAEFDTPAELVKQRGKFYDLAKEAGLLDNDGIAILQ